The Xiphophorus maculatus strain JP 163 A chromosome 5, X_maculatus-5.0-male, whole genome shotgun sequence nucleotide sequence CCAGGAAACCCCCTCAACTGTGGAGGATTCTTTGGCCCCGGGGAGTTCGACCCCTCTGTGGATGTTTACGCAATCAAGAGCCACGACAGTGAGCATCCAGGTTTTTAAAGTTCAAAGCAGTTCATTAATTCAGTCAGATCAGGCAGAAATATTGAAATGTTATCAGCAGTCCAAGATGCGTAAAATGCTTTTCAGATGTAGTCATGCTGGTtgaattacttaaaaatgttgGCATGTCACAGTCTCAAACTTTAATATGGgattttgggattttatgggaCGAATCTGACAGAAAGTGGAGTGTAGTTGAGAAGTGTTTATCCGTTTTTACGCTGACGTCCCAAAATAAATATCCAGTGCGACCAACGACGACTCTGAATGAGTGAATGAGCTGCACCTGCATTCGGTACGGacacagctgctctgtgaaggcctctgaggttttttttagtgAACAAACGGCATCATATAAACCAACAAACCCAGCTGACATGTCAGAGAGGAACCTCATAAAACCATGTCCTCACACAGCTCTGCTCAACCCATCATCTGAAAAAAGAGAGACTGTAGTAACTCTAGAGGAGCAGCAAACTAAAagcagctcaggtgggagaatctgtcgaGTGATTCACACCATGAGGAAAGCAAGCTACAAGAAGCTCTGCTTGTAATTATGTGGAATAAATCCAGAACAAATTTGAACTATATGCCTATCTGAGAAAATGCATAAGCTGTTTGTGTGACGCTGCGCATCACTATTAACTCATAATCCCTTCAGTGGAATGGAACCAAACCTGTCCAGTCTGTTCCTGTGAACACCAATGTATTTATAggcaaagtccagacttaagaAAATGTGTGACGAGgtattttaaatgatcataaaatcctaatataATACATCAAAGTTTATTGTTGCAATGTgccaaagagtaaaaataagttGGAGGAGTGAATACCTCTGCAAAGCCACCAGGAATAAACCCAAATTCATCATCtttatcagctgtggttgtctCTCAATATTTAATATCAGTATTTTTAATTGGTCACAAAAGATGATTGTTACTCTTGTTCCAGGTGCTGTGAAGAAGGAGGTTTACTTCATGGCTATTATTGACATCCTCACGCACTACGACGCTAAGAAAAAAGCTGCACATGCTgccaaaactgtgaaacatggggTGAGTCTTCTAATACGAGTGTTTGGATGCAGCGGTGTTGCCGCACTGCTAATTGTTGTTCTCTACATAGTTGCTGTTTTAGGAGCAGCATGTAATTGGAGACCTCAATCAGTCGGCCCTCACTTATAGGTGAATTTATTGCGCTGCTGTTGATTAAGGAGGCAAACATAGGCGTGCAGGTAGCTTACAGGAAGGCTTTGACTTTGAATTTGTGGACAAACCAGAAGGTTCACTTGTAAATGATACGCGTGTACAGAACAATATTGACATTTGGAGAACTATTCCTGTGAGTAAAGGTTGGCACAAATGCAGACAGGCAGTTTGCATCTTGGCTTTTCTCTGATTAGATGGTCTCTTGGTCCAGCAGGTCCAGTTAGTGGCTTAACAGTCGTTGCTATTTCTGGCAAAGCAGATTTAAAGTGAATCTACAGCAACCAAAGGAGCTGGGGAGTTAACTGGTTGCTAGTTTATGCTAAGCacaacttgtttgtttttattagcaaaTCAGCAGTAAGGAATAGAAACCTACtggttaatattaaaattataatgaTTTGGTTCAATTAAATCAAGTGTAGAAACACAGGACATTTATTGCAGCAGGAGAACTAAATAACAGTATACTTCTAAAGTTGTTGTAATAATAGTAGTTTTCATAAATTTGGAAACTAGACATGGGCTGATTAACAAGATTTTCTAtcctgttttcagtttaaagttCAGAGTTTGCATGTGGAAAAGcgtggacattttttttttcaggtctAGATAAAGCTCTGCATGTCCAGATTTGATTCGTTAGGCAGATGACAGGATAAAGCATACTACCTGTTTCTCACTTAGAAGAAAGGCCAAATTTGCTGTatggaaaacatatttttaattaatttatccTTTTTGTTGTCAGCCCTGACACAGCactgtggatttttttccagCAGTCCTATAGACAGTAATGGCAGATGGACCAGCtctattaaaaaatgtttgtgttggttCACAGGAACTGTtgattatttgtattatttatggtttcagtgGTTAATTCACTGTTCGGTAATTCTAGAAATGTTAAAAGGATTATTACCTGGGtggtgctgaaaatgttttagtttgggTGGAGAAGaagtaattaaattatttcctttttttctgttggaacTAGTTAAAGAGTATTCAGAGGTATAACATAATCTGAGACTATTTACAGTCCATTCTTATTGGACAGAAAACTAGAATTGAAATATGAATAGGACTAATTGTACAGCAGCATCAGAGTTTTGCTGAGTGagatcagaaaaacatttttatcaaaatatatGGTAGCAAAAATATCTCATTGGCAGTGACAATGAATCTGAAACCGCATAAATCACATAATCTGATCGTTAGGCTGATTTTATATTGCCAGTCACTCTTTCCTTTCAATATAATCTGGCATTTATAAATAACAGCTATGCTTAAATGCCAAAATCATGTGGTTTTTTGTGTACATCAAACCAGACTGGCTACAAAAGACATCGGAGTCTGTTTCCTGCCGCCTAATTTGAATATGATGCATCAAGAATAAGTGACATGAGGCATAGCAAATTTTCCAGTGTCatggtttaaaatgtaatcaCTATAAGGTTCTGTACAATGAATgctgtttaaagtttttaaaataaagctgggtgctgcaaaaaaaaaaaaaaaaatcacaaatagaTGTAGTTCACATTTTGGTCACTAGATGGTGGCAAAAAGCTTCCAGTTCAATCCTTAGTATGCGCTGAATCATCAGCAGCAGACTGGAAGCAGCTTGAGGCTAATTGAGGCCACATAGTTTACAAAGAACTGACCACTTGAGTGTTATGTATTCGGTATCAACTGTTCATAGTGATCCTAGCAGATATTTATAAACTGACCAATCCGGTCCTGCAGGAATTAGCCAAAGCTGTGTCGGTTTTCTGATTATCTACTTGACTACTTCTGGATTTACTTTTAACTGAAGTCTTAATTTGTGTACCACAATTTCTCCAACAAGTGTTTGAAaacattgattatttttctgtctttgtttctggTGTGATATTGCGGTGaaacaaaagctgtgaaaacatTCAGTGCATCAAAGTGAAAAAGTTTGTAAGGCGTTTCCCGTTTCTCTTCCACAGGCAGGGGCCGAGATCTCGACGGTGAACCCGGAGCAGTACTCCAAACGGTTCTACGAGTTCATGTCCAACATCTTATCATAGACTCATCCTCCAGTCCACCCGGTCACCTCCAGTCATAGATCAGTCAAAAGCCACacttttttgtctgtgtgtagGTCTGTCTCCccccttaaaaaaataaaaataaaaacaaaaaacaaaacaagcatccAGTATGATCCAACAACCTGCAGCGGTTTTGCAGGGAGGTGTATGGAGGGGAAATCCTTTGAGCCTGTTACACAACGCCACCACTTCCTCACTTTGTGAATTCAAATCCCAGTAACCTccttgtcctttttttttttttatatatatatactttttttttccccttaaaagTCTACTTCTCTGCAACACCTTGTTTGCTCCACACGCCAGCACGAAAACTGTCTCACTAATGCCTTGAATGGGAGTGTCAGCTTCAGCAGTTACTATGTCCGTCAGTTTAGAGACTCCTCTGTTTCTGTTCACGCAGTTCTTTTATGATTTCTCTTTTGGACAAACAGGTGCAGAATGGCCAGATTGCATGACAAACTCCTCTGAAAGCAGCCACCAGGCTTCTCAAACGATTTACATGTACTGCTGACAAATTGGAGATTAACACATTAATATATCAGTGTATAAAGTAAACGAATgcagtgtcaaaaaaaaaaaaaaaaatgcatggcTGACATGTACATGAGGCTCCAGCACCAGTTGTAACATCAAACCACTTAACTTTGCATCAGAGTGTTGTGACTAAACCaacaaaaggattaaaaaacagtttgaatgtTATGTTGCCATAATGTCTCgggatattaaaaaaaaaaaatttacccCGCAAGTTTGGTGGAGGTTGGTTGGtgtaaggaaaaacaaactcgCGTGAAACAAAAAAGGGCAATTCTGCAGCAAATACTTGTTTTATTACCATAATGATCATTTTTATATCTTGTTTACATTAATGTagcaattttgtgtttgtatacaGTATTGTTTTGTTACCAACAGACGTTAGGAAAAAAGGTTACTTGAAAAATGACTCATTGCATATTAAAGGgagttttatcttgtttttgttgtccttGCTCTTCTGTTGTCCTCTGTGCTATTTACAGATTTTCTGGAGGAAAATTGCacaaaaactcaacattttttgtGATGAGGGAATGTTTTTTGCCTGCTGACCAATTCACATTGAGTtggaaactgaattaaaaaaaaaccctttgcAAAAAAAGTAATGTTCATCCTTCCTCAACACTGAATGAGTTATGTCTCCAAATGATAAATCTATTCAGTTGCACCTTTTAGTTTACAATCACATAAATGTGGTTAAAACTTTCTcctaaattgttttaaaaggttCCTTAGTGCAATGCAGCTCGATAAAGATGGGCTAGACGATATAGCGGCTATATTAGTCAGTGAATTTACCTATTGTGGCCGCACAAAAAGGGTATGGTTGCTAAGATTTGTTGGGATGTATGTAAACTTTGAACCTGAGGCCTCTATGGTTTCAGACATGCCGCCATTTTTGTTAGCCCTCAATGTTGTACCATTTCATCTTCTGGAAACAAAACCGCTCAAATGTCAAATTAGCATCAGACGGTCATGCTGAGCGTATAAATATCTCtcgtactttttttttttttgaagttcaGCACTAAAATTActtgtataaaataaattaaaggtatttaaatgtatacattatagaaattatatttagttGCTAACTATTTGCCTGAATTCAGTAGTTTCAGCTCAAGTGTTAAGTATTTGTCTTGCATTATGTTCAGGCTTCACaagctaataaataataaatattctttaaacGAAACTATTCAATTTATAAATGTCTCAGTATTATAACTTCGTGTACAATCAATGCATTAtatgttgacagaaaatttcattatttaaattattaaataacttGTGCAGGgcaaattaatatttacaagATTGCTGTTGGCACCACCTACTGACCTTGTTGAGCAAGtctattttacaaaacaaatttatgagCTACAGCACATAACCACAAAacaattgtgaaataaatatttttgtaaatcatgttttcattcatccatcggCTTTACTAGCTTATCCTTACAGGGTTGCCAGGGAGATACCCATCTCCCTggcaagaggcagggtacaccaaatattaaattatgcaTTCATTTACTGTATTATACCTCATCAAGTCTCCAGATGGGAAGCAACAAAATCCCTTGGCTGACAAGAGCCAAGCCTGTTCGAACTAATCATGGACCAAGCATGCTCAAAGATAACAAGAGTTTAttgtttaaacctttttttatttatttattgaagagaTGAGTAAGAAAACAGAACAGGtgtatttgaataatttttatacaaaacaaCTGCAGAAAGGAAgtgcagagagagaaacaaatgcTCTAATCCATCCTGGCCTTCAGGGTTCGTGTGGTGATCTTGTCTTTCTCTCTGTGAAAGATTAAAACCAACATTAATCCTCCAGATCTGCAATTTGACCTACAGCAAAATGTTCTGTGCTCAAAATAATAGCATTGGGAACACTGCTAATTCtattccaaataaaaacatgaagaaaatttgatcacatttatttaggaagtgattactttttaaaaaatgttttatattgcaTAAATTATGCATTTAATATCAGCACAAGCTGAGCTTCCTTTGGATTAAGTTCCAGTGCTCACACTGTTCCCTCCATATAACTAAGCTTGTTGGTCTGAAAACAAGATGCTGTTTTCTCACTGATCTCCATTTAATTGTCTCTATCGACATGAAGCAACGTCACCTCAAGTATTTTGATGCATTCAACCGTCATATGACAAACGTCCCCATACCATAAAATCTGATCCATTGTGCTTTACAATGTGCTGTGGCTGAAATGCTGCGTTTGTGGattgttttaaactgtgaaCAAGAACCTTCATCAGTTCATTAAATGTGGCTTCTTTCCTTTTTAGGTCAGTTCATGTGTTTTCTGAAATGGGACAACAATGGGACTTTACTGGTCCCATTGGCTTCCCAcaggtgttttgtttattcccTTAAGTAAACTAGACATTTAATCgtgtttcctgttttcacaCGACTATCAGCAAATTATCTGATCAACCAAAAAAGGGCCTAATCTTCTTAGTGATGATGAACTACAagtatttctaaaattaaagaaTAGGTCACTCTGATTGCCATGATGTATTCAGTCAACATTTTAATATCTGTATTTAGAGGTTGACGATCATGTTGAGCTTAGACATGATTGTAAGATGaaacctttaatttaaaatagtttactgtttgtttgcttttttacactgtagaaaaaatattcttcgGCATTACTTTATGTAAAgggttgtttaagaaataacTTCTGCTGCTCCAGTTCTTCCAATACAATTAGACACAAAATCACTTCTAGAATGACTCTATAAGTCATTACAGAGTACGCTACAATCaattaaattttacagaaattatGGTTTTTTTAGTCTAAatatttccattacaaattaGGAAAATGAAAGGTACTCATAGTTCCATATACAAACTGTTTAAATGAAGTAAAAGCTgcaccaaaaacagaaaaataaacatttttccaggcCATGTCAAACACCTGAGAGGGGATCAGGTGGTAGACGGGTTCGTTTTGCACTTACACGACATGTACGACGACTCCCATACCGGACACAGCATCCCGATCCACTGCATTCAGCATCGCCTGGGAGATGGTCTCAAACAGGTCCTCTGGTTCCTGCAGGaccacaaacatttattattttagtcatAAGAATTGCTACAAACAGCTCACACATTTTCAGCGTCACATGAAAATACAAGCCAACGGTTTACTTCCTGCACTTTAGATGTGTAGATTTTACACAGAAATGATCAATGCAAGACTTTGTGATTAGGAATCCCAAGTAATGTGGCTGTTGATTGATAGGAAATGAACTATTATTGTAACCAAGATCTGTGGCCATGTTGTTCATTGCATTTAATGGAAGAACTGAAAACACAAGCTGTCGATTCAGATGCACACAAGTCTCaagaaaaagaatttaaaaattccTTTAGTCCTTTATTTTTAACTACAAAATCATTAATGGGTTTGAACAAACATGCACACGTCATGTTCCTTCAGCAAAGGCAGCTCTCAGTGAAGGTTCCTGTCAAAAATCTGATGACTTCATTAAGTCTCACTCGGCTGCAGTGAATACTGACCATGTCCGGCTCCCACAACGATTCACACATGCCGTACATCTGCTCCGAGCAGGTGCCGCTCACTACAAAGTCTTCTGTTACCATggggcagccaatcagatccaggGAGCAGATGAACGGTTCAAACGTTTTGGGGTCTAGTCCTGCGATCACTGGCTCGATGTAGTACGGTCCGaacctaatttttaaaaaaagaaaagaaaaaaaaaaagacaataaccacactgctaaaataaaagtcttttttccACTCTGTATGAGGAACTGCTGCAAGGTAGCAACTCAATTCAGTCTGCTGGGCTACCTCTGACACCATTTGGCAGGATACTCTGAATGTGGTTATACTGTATCATAACTGGAATTAATTTGACCTATTAGCCTTGTTAAGTGTGTTGAGTGTAATTTTATGAATAGCAATACAAACGGACAGACAATAATTTGGAGGAAttatggatggataaataaatagtttaatttataaGAAGCTAGATCAGTGGACACACATTTTAGTCAATGGAGTAAAATATGGTAAAACGAATATTTTTTCCGTACTTCATTTCCCTTTCCACAATTATCCagatctggaaaatgttttaatctaaatataTACCACAGTATAGCCATACTTTAGTGACGCCTTGAAATGCATCAAATTTACACAAATTGTCTGCAAGAGTCACTGGAAATCAGAAATGATGACACTTTGCAATAAAAAGTAGAATCGCAGATTAACTAAGAGGTAATACCAATTTTCAGAATTCCTCATTTGAACTCAAGATGcactaaaaatgtttcaggaggtgagaaaaaaaaaaccccaacagagTTTTGATTCAACTTGAAACCCaacagaaaatttctgacaGAAAAAGGATTGTACAGACAAACTTGGAGCGTTACAACTGTCCAAACTTACTCACCTCCTTTCATACAGCAGATTGGACACCATACTCATGAAGGTTTTTGGCTTGATCTGACGACCTTCCTTCAGCTCATACAGGTTCAGTCTGAATTTAAGCCTCTGTGCTCTAAACACAATGTAGAGAGAACAAGTTTCCATCATTCATCTAACATACATCTGCAATATTTTGCTCCTTTCTGTGACAAATACTTTCTTGTTGTGGGGAAAATGGATTATTAAAGTCAGGGACACTCACACTGTCTGGACATCAGTAGCCAGTCCAGCCAGCCCAATGTAGAGTCTATCTCCCATGGGGAAGACCTTCTGGAAGTCTGTGGTGACCATCTGAGCCTGAATGCCGTACCGCCGGTCTGCAGCTATCGCCACACAGTTCTTCCCCCGCATGGCCATGACGGCCCCACCGTTATAGTTCATTATAGACTGGATAAGAGGATGGACAGTCAGTCAGAGCAGATGCAAAGAACAAATCTATTtactagtttttattattattattattttcagataACACAGTCtaactttgattttgtttcatcagGTCAATGACTCATTATACAAAAACAAGGTCCACTCATTTGTCAGCTGTTGTGAGGGAAACATGCTAAAACTGAATGCAGGGAGgatgtttaaattaattattgattttagaaataaaaaaaagaggaggtcCTCCTAGTGATGATTAATGGTCAACAGCCTGAAAAAGTTTACTGACATAAATAACTAGGTGCTAATATAAGCAGTGAACTAAATTAGAGAGAAAACACAGATGTTATCCTAAAAAAGTTGCAGTCCTGACTGAGAAACTTCAGATCGTTTGAGAAagtttttaaatcctttaaaagAGATCCTAAGAAAGTGTCAGAGTGTTTTCCAGTGTATGAAGCATAAAGCAAAGCAGCGATATTTCTCCCATTAGGCTGCTGCACATTACTGGGCAGCTGGGTGAAACATTTCCCTTGCTTacatttaacaattattttgaGGGAAATATTTCCAGTTACAAAAATCCACGAGTTAAAACTGATCCAACtaataaacttaaatatttgGTGCAAATACCGTGATACCATAGTAACCAATTTCTTATTAACAATACTATAAACCAAATGAGTACCGCTAAATGAACCAATTATTTTAAGCATAAAAACTCTCCTAGGGTTAAAAGGTGAACTGGTGCTCTTAGTAAAGActgcatttttaattgtattttttttacacactttcATAACAGTTCCTGGGGATTTAGAGTgttcaaaatatataaaactaaaGCACTGAGAAATCTTTACATTAGCTATGAGCTAAACGCACAATTCAGAATGACAGAGCACACATAGACGTATGGATAAATAATTGCAAATAGCTTAGACTTATATTTTCAGACTATACAACAAAGTATTGAGGGCAGATGAGGGAGATATGTTCATTTAAACCACAAATGAGTTGAGAGTGAATCCAGGAAACTAAAACGAACATGTTTAGCTtctgtgcagaaaatgttcGCATAGCTTATGTTAAAGGTTTCCCTTAGCGGCTAGAACTTGTATCCTTTATACCGATTAGCATTTTCTAACGACATAAAGCTCAAAATGACATTAAGGTACGTTTTAATTGGTACTCTCAAGAtaatttttgatcattttttggGGCCATAAACTGAAACTAGCATGCTAATGCTACTAGCTCAGCTCTGGTAGccgtaaataatttattttctaaactaaaaGCTTATGTGAGGAGTAATACGTTGTTCTCTTACCATTTTGAGGgtgttgttttctctttgttagTAGCTAGAAGCTTGTAAATCGCTCCTGCGTTGGTCTAAACTGATTTTTAACTCCCCAGAATGAGAATGACTACACGATTTAGAAACACAGAGAATGTACGAACATGGTTCTTAAACGTCATCACGATGGGATAATGTCATTGGCTGGTCAACTGCCTCCACGAGAACCTCTGATGCCATTGGACGATTGCTCCCGGTATAGTTTGGTAGAGGTGTAGCAAAGCGAAACTGACAAATTACAGCAATATCTTGGTGGCAGTGATGAAGAGATGctgaataacagaaaaatactaATAATGATGATAAATAACTTGGATTTTTGccaatttttaaagtatttgtgAACATAAAAGTTTAAGCTTTGTTACAATTTCTAATTTGTCTTAATTATGGACTGTGACTTGTCCATTGTAAAACAGCAACATGCAGGATCCCACTGCATGATGCATATGTTACATTTTCCTCCAGAGACAGGTAAAAGTTAAATGATCTCATCAGATCAGAGCATCTTCTTCCACGTTTCCAATGAGACTTCTAATGATGCCAGATTTGTGGgaataaatctaatttaatgACATCACTACACCAACAATGGCACTGCTTATAACAAATCCTGCTTGTTGATACACATCTTCATTTTTTAGTACTATCCAGCTCTTAACTGTGTAACTTTTGTCAGGTTTGTCCATTCTCAGTTCcaatgtttcagaaaaagttTTAGATAGAAAATTGTGCAAAACTAGTTCATTAAGTCCAAATGATTTGAAGTAGCCTGGTACAGTAACCTGCCTTGTTGGttaaatgtgctaaataaaattgactgtagattttcaaaaacatttggtgtATGTAAGTTTAGTTTGGTAAATATAAACACAATCAGATTTTCCTGCTAGATATACTTTAT carries:
- the psmb3 gene encoding proteasome subunit beta type-3, which produces MSIMNYNGGAVMAMRGKNCVAIAADRRYGIQAQMVTTDFQKVFPMGDRLYIGLAGLATDVQTVAQRLKFRLNLYELKEGRQIKPKTFMSMVSNLLYERRFGPYYIEPVIAGLDPKTFEPFICSLDLIGCPMVTEDFVVSGTCSEQMYGMCESLWEPDMEPEDLFETISQAMLNAVDRDAVSGMGVVVHVVEKDKITTRTLKARMD